The genomic region TAATTGTGTACATTTTTTTAATCCTGAAGAACGAGCAATCTCTTGTAATTCAAAAAGTTTTTTACTTTTTAATTCAGTAATATCAAACATAAAGTGATTGGGTTAGATTTTATATAATATGATGCTTGGCAAATAATATACTTTTTTAGTATAATTATTTTAGAAACGATAAATACAATTATACAAAAAATTAATTTGAACTTGAATAACAAAAATAATAATAAACAATTTAATTTATATGTTATATAGAATACAAACATTATATCTATTTATTTCCATCTTAATTTATTCCGTTTTTCTATATTATTTTCGTACCATTTTCTTTTCTTTAAAAAAAACGATTTCTGTTTTTCTAATTATATGTTTAATTCTATCTATTTTAAGTTTTCTTTTTTTCAAAAAAAAGAAATTTCAAATATTTATGAATCAAATAAATATGCTTATAAACAGCATTCATTTGATTCTTTTTTTTTATCAATCGAATCAATACATTATTCTTAAAAGAGAAATGTCCATTTTTTTCGTATTATTATGTTTTTGTAGCATATGGATTTTGTATATGGCAAATAAGGCAATAAAAAAAGATATAGAATTAATTGATTCCATGAGTAGAATACGATGACTTCCATTCAATGAATTTTAAAATTTTTATTGGAAAAACTGAAAAAAAATGAAAGAATCTTCATTTATTCAAAAATTAGAAGAATTTAAAAAGGAATTTCATGAAATTTCAAAATCTATTATTCAACCTAATATTATATCTGATCAAAAGAAATATAAAATACTATTAAAAAAATATATAAAACTGGAAAAAATAGTTTTCCTTTATGAAAAATACAAAAAAAGACTTGCTTTGCTTCAAGAAGCAAATTTTATATTGAAAAACGATTCAGATGCAGATCTAAAAGAATTAGCCTCCATAGAAAAATACAAAATTTTAGAAAATTTGTCTTCTATTGAAAAAGAATATTATGATCTGATTTTATCAGAAGAAACAACAGAAGATCATAGAAATGCTATTGTAGAACTTCGTTCTGGAACAGGAGGAGATGAAGCATGTCTTTTTGTAGAAGATATATTAAGAATGTATACAATGTATTTTAAAAAATCAGGTTGGAAATATAAAGTTATACATTCTCAAAAAGGAGGAATAAAAGGATACAAAGAAATCATTTTAGATGTAAATGGAAAAGAGGGAGTTTATGGGAATTTAAAATTTGAATCTGGAGTACATAGAGTGCAAAGGATTCCAAAAACAGAATCTCAAGGTAGAGTGCATACATCTGCTATAACAGTAGCCGTACTTCCTAAAGTCAAAGATATAGAGGTAAATATTAATTTATCTGATATCAAAAAAGATACTTTTAGATCTAGTGGATCTGGAGGACAACACGTCAACAAAACAGAATCAGCTGTCCGATTAACCCATATACCCAGTAAAATCACAGTAGAATGCCAAGAAGAACGTTCTCAACACAAAAATTTTGAAAAAGCTATAAATGTTTTACGGTCAAAAATTTATCAAATCGAAAAGGAAAAAAGATTAAAGGAAATATCTATAAAAAGAAAATCTTTGGTCTCTACGGGAGATCGTTCTGTCAAAATACGAACCTATAACTATCCAAAAAGCAGGATCACGGATCATAGAATACACAAATCTATTTATGATCTTGTAGGATTCATGAATGGAAACATTCAAGAAATGATTAATCTTTTAAAACATTTTGAAAAAAAAAAATAATGTCATTTCATTTTCAATGATTTGACAATAGTAGATTTAAATCTATTTTATCTAAAAAATTCGTATTATAATTTCCTTTCAAAAAATCATCGTTTTGCATAAGTTTTCTATGAAAAGGAATAGTAGTTTGGATTCCTTCTATCACAAATTCTTCTAAAGAACGACGCATTTTTTCAATGGTTTCTTTCCTATTTTTTGCTGTAGTGATAATTTTAGCAATCATAGAATCATAATGATGTGTAACAAAATATCCTGCATAAATATGTGTGTCTACACGGACTCCTTTTCCTCCTGGTAAATGCATCTGAGTAATTTTTCCGGGAACTGGTCGAAAATTATGATATGGTTCTTCTGCATTAATTCTGCATTCTATTGAATACATTTTTGGATAAAAATTTTTTTTTCTGGAAAGTTTTTTTCCACAAGCTAAAAATATTTGTTCTTGAATTAAATCTAAACCTGTAATCTCTTCGGTTATAGTATGCTCTACTTGTATTCTTGGATTCATTTCCATGAAATAAAAATTTTTCTTTTGATCTACCAAAAACTCTATAGTTCCTACTCCTTCATAATGAATAAATTCAGCAGCTTTAACTGCTTCTTCACCCATTTTTTTTCTAAGAGATGGAGTTAAAAATGGAGAAGGAGCTTCTTCTACTAGTTTTTGATTTCTTCTTTGAATAGAACAATCTCTTTCGGATAAATGACATGCTTTTCCATATCTGTCTCCTATAATTTGTATTTCTATATGCCTTGGATCTAAAATTAATTTTTCTATATACATATCTTTTTTTCCAAAACATGACCAAGCTTCCTTTTTAGCTTCTTCCCAAGAATTTATTAAACTTTTTTTCTCAAAAACAGATCGTATCCCTTTCCCTCCACCTCCAGAAACAGCTTTAATGATAATAGGATATCCTATCTTGTCTGCAAGATATTCTATATCTTTATAAGAATATTCCGAAAAACAATCAGATCCAGGTAAACAAGAAATTCCAGCTTTTTTCATAGTTTTTTTAGCCGAAATTTTATTCCCCATTTGAATCATATGATTTGGTTTAGCTCCTATAAATTTAATTCCATGTTTATGACACATGGATGAAAAATATGCATTTTCAGACAAAAATCCATATCCAGGATGAATAGCGTCTGCATTTGTAATTTCTGCTGCAGAAATTAAATTTGGAACATTGAGGTAGGATTGATATGGAGGAGGAGGTCCTATACATACAGCTTCATCTGCAAAATAAACATGAAGACTATGTTTGTCTGCTGTAGAATAAACAGCCACAGTTTTTATTCCCATTTCTTTGGCTGTTCGTATTATTCTCAAAGCAATTTCACCACGATTAGCTATTAATATTTTCTTAAACATAAAAGATTAATAATTGGGATCTAAAAGAAATAAAGGTTGATCATAATCAACTGGAGAAGAATCTTCTACAAGAATTTTAACAAGTTTCCCATCGACTTCAGATTCAATATCATTGAATAATTTCATGGCTTCTATCACACAAACTTTTGTTCCTATTTTTATTTTATCTCCTATTTTCACAAAAGGTTCTTGATCTGGATGAGGTTTTCTATAAAATGTTCCTATCATAGGAGATTTTATTGTTAAATATTGATTTCGGTTTTCTTTTTCTATTTTGGAAAATCTATCAGAAAAATCAGAAATAGAGGAAGACATTTTAGAATAAGCAGAATTCCATAAATTTTTTTCATTTTTTCTTATAAATATCCTATTTTTTATATGAATTTTAGTGGTCCCTATTTTAACCCTTATTTCACTAATATTTGATTCTGAAACAAATTGAATAAGTGACTTAATTTTTTTGAAATCCATAAATTTATTATCAGGATCTTTATTCTTCTTTATTATATACAATTTTTCCTCTATAATAGAGTTTTTTTTCATACCAATAAGCGTGATGATATAAATGTTTTTGATTTGTTAAAGCACATTTCACTAATAAAGGCTCTTTGATTTTCAAATGACTTCTTCTTTTATCTCTTCTGGATTTAGATTGTCTTCTTTTAGGATGTGCCATAAAAAATATTAGTTTGTTTAATAAATCACTAATTTAGAAATAAAATTAAATGTGTTAATAATTTTTTTTTATATCTTTATTTTTGAACAGATGTTTTTGTTGTTTTTATTTCTCATGTTTTATGAACCAATTAACTAAACGAAATAAGGATTATTCAAAATGGTATAATGAAATAGTCGTAAAGTCTGGTTTAGCAGAATTTTCGGGTGTACGTGGTTTTATGATTATAAAACCATATGGATACTCTTTATGGGAAATCATGAAACAAAAACTAGATAAAATGCTCAAAAATACAGGACATAAAAATGTTTATTTTCCTTTACTAATTCCTAAATCCGATTTTTCAAAAGAAAAAGAACACACTGAGATATTTTCTGAAGGATGTGCTGTGGTTACACATTATAGGTTGAAAAAAAATAAAAATGAATTGGTTCTTGATCCTGAATCAAGATTACGAGAAGAATTAGTAATTAGACCCACCTCTGAAAGTATCATATGGAAAACTTATAAACGTTGGATTCAATCTTATAGAGATCTCCCTATTTTATTAAATCAATGGGGGAATGCATTGAGGTGGGAAATGCGAACCCGTTTATTTCTTAGAACTACCGAATTTTTGTGGCAAGAAGGACATACTGCTCATTCTACGGAAAAAGAGGCCATAGAAGAAGCTAAAAAAATATTAAACATTTATACAGATTTTTCTGAAAATATTATGGCTGTTCCTGTTTTACAAGGAATTAAACCATACATGGATAAATTTTATGGATCCGAAAAAACATATTGTATAGAAGCTATCATGCAAGATGGAAAAGCTTTACAAATTGGTACTTCACATTTTCTAGGACAAAATTTTTCGAAAGCTTTCGATGTTCAATTCACTAATTACAATGGAAAAAAAGAATATGTATGGTCGACTTCTTGGGGTGTATCTACTAGATTAATAGGTGGATTAATCATGTCACATTCTGATGATAAAGGTTTAATCATCCCTCCAAAAATAGCTCCTATACAAATTGTTATTATTCCTATATATAAAGACAAAGAAAAGTTTGGAATTATAAATGATATGGTCCAAAAAATTATAAATATTTTAGAAAAGGAAAGAATACGAGTAAAATATGACAATAGAATAACATTTACTCCTGGATGGAAATTTAATGAATATGAAATGAAAGGAGTCCCTATACGAATCAGTATAGGTCCAAACGAAATCAAAAATGAAAAAGTTGAAATTTTCAGAAGAGATACACATGAGAAAATATATAACATATCTTGGATAAACTTAAAAAATTTGATTCCTAAATTACTTGATGAAATACAAAAAAATATTTACCAAAAAGCCTTAGATAGAATGAAAAAACTAACCATAAAATCAGATCATTACAACGATTTTAAACAAAAAATCAATGATTATGGAGGATTCATTCTTGCTCACTGGGATGGAACAAAAAATACAGGAAAGAAAATTCAAGAAGAAACAGAAGCCACTATACGTTGTATTCCCTTATCTCATGAAAAGGAAAAAGGAAAATGTATTTATTCTGGTACCCCTTCTTTTCAAAGAGTTGTTTTTTCTAAATCTTATTGAAATTTTTTCAATTTTCCTTTAAAACTATTTATCGATGAGTAATTTTTTTTCCGTAAAAAAAGAGTAAATTCTTTTTTTAATCTATCAAATACTGTAACTCCTTCCTTCATCAATTGTGTTCCGATTTGAACAGCTGAAGCCCCACATAATATGTGTTCAAAAATATCTTTTCCAGAAGAAATTCCTCCACATCCTATAATAGAAATATCTTTTCGAAGATAAGTATAAAATTTACGAATATTAGCTAGTGCAAATGGTTTTATAATTGATCCACCAATCCCTCCAAATCCATTTTTGGGTTGTATTACTGCTGTTTCGTTACTCGTATCAACAAAGATTCCGTTGGGTAAGCTATTAATACAAGTAATAAAAATAATAGGAAATTGATTCAAAATTAAAGACATATTCTTGATGTATCCCTCCTTGAAATAAGGAGGAAGTTTAATTCCTAAAGGTTTTTCATTAAATTTAAATACATTTTCTAAAAAACCATAAATTTTGTGTAAATCGTCTCCTAATACTTCTTCTTGAAGATTTGGACAAGATAAATTCAACTCTATAGCCGTAATTTTTGAAGAATAATTAGCTTTTCTAATGAGAAAAAAATTTTCTTCTATAGATAATCCGGATATAGAAAGAAAAACAGGTTTTTTTGTTTTTTTTTCTTCTAAAAAATTTAAATAAAAATCTATTCCAAGATTAGGTAATCCCATGGAATTTATGCTTCCCATATTCCACTCAAAATATCTTGGCTTGATGTTTCCTTTTCTTGGTCTGCTTGTACAGCTTTTTGTGACTATAGCACCAGAAGAACTATCTAAAAGATCGGACAATTCTTGATCTGTAGTACAAAGAGCTCCTGAAGCATTCATAATACATGATGAAAGTTGAATCTCATTTATATGAGCAGAAATATCTATTTTTTTCATAATCATATCAGTCAATTATAATAATATCCAAGTATAAAATTTTTAACTTTACCAAAACAGTTTTTTTTATGGAAGAAAAAGAACAGTTCTTTTTAAAAATTTACAATTTAGGAATCATCAAATTTGGAAATTTCACTTTGAAAAGTGGAATGAATTCTCCCATATATATAGATTTTCGTCCAATAGCTTCTAGACCAGATTTATTAATCAAATTATCAGATTTACTTCTTCATGAAGTTTCATATACTAATTTTGAACTAATTTGTGGAGTTCCTTACGCCGCTTTGCCTATAGCTACAACTTTATCTTTGAGGTCTAATATTCCGTTAATTATTAAAAGAAAAGAAAATAAAGGTTATGGAACCAAGCGAATGATTGAAGGAATTTACAAAAAAGGACAAAATTGTCTTCTCATAGAAGATGTCATAACAAGTGGAGATAGTTTATTAAAAACTGTAATAGATCTTGAAAAAGAAGGATTGATTATAAAAGATATTATGTCCATTCTTGATAGAGAACAAGGAGGAACAGAAAATATAAAAAAAAGGGGATATAATATACGAACTTTATTTCGTATAGGAGAAGTTTTAAAAATGTTAGAAAAAAAACATTTTTTAAAAAAAAAAAAAATACACATGATTCAATTTTTTTTTAGCAAAAAAAATATAAAAAATTTTCAAAACAAACGTATTTCTTATGAAGAAAAAAAAGAAAAAACTTCTCATCCTATAGGAAAAAAACTTATTGAGATTACATTGAAAAAAAAAACCAATCTGATCGTTTCTGCGGATTTAGTACATTCTAAAAATATATTGAAATTAGTCAATTTAGTTGGAGATATCATTTGTGGATTAAAACTTCATGTAGATATTATTAATGATTTTTCATTTTCATTTATAAATTCTCTTAAAAATATTTCTATAGAAAAAAATTTTTTACTACTTGAAGATAGAAAATTGTGTGATGTAGGTCCTACTAATTATCTTCAATTACATTATGGAATATATAAGATTTCTTCTTGGGCGGATATTATCACTGCGCACGTATTTGCGGGTAGTGGGAGTCTACAGAACTTGAATATTCCTTCTAGTATGGGTTTAATTACGATATCTGAAATGTCTTCTTATGGAAGATTGTCCGATGATAATTATATAAGAAAAGCATTAAATATTTCTTTGAAAAACCCGAAAGTTATTGGAACTGTGGCACAAAGAAAAGTAGACGATAGATTATTACTATTTACTCCTGGAATTCATTTTTCTAATTCAAATAATTTAGTAAATAGCTATATTCATCCCACTCAAGCTTTTGAAAAAAATGGAAGTGACTTTATCATTGTAGGAAGAGCTATTTACCAGTCTAACAATCCAAAAATAGCAGCAGAAGAATATAGAAACGCAGGATGGAAAGCGTATGAAAATGGTCTTTGAATGAATTTGTGAGTTTTTTTCAAAAAAATTAATGATACTGATTATATTTTTATTTAATTTGTATGTGTGATTAAGATCTTGTTTTTTTTAGAAAAAAACATGATAACTTATTGTAAACGTGTTCGTTATTTATCGATAAATTCGTAAAAAAGTAAAAATTCTTTAGAATAAATTTTGAATATGGAATGGATAAATTCATTAATTAGTTGTTTTATGATCCTTTTTAGCATTATTGACATATTAGGAAATGCTCCCATTATTATGGGATTCAAATCAAAAGGAAATATAATAGATACTAAAAAAGTTATAATTACTTCTCTTGTTATATTTTTATCTTTCCTATTTTTAGGACAACCTATGCTCAAAATTATTGGAGTGGATGTTCACTCTTTCTCCGTAGCAGGATCTATAGTATTGTTTTTAATTGGTTTAGAAATGATATTAGGGGTGGACTTTCATAAGGTGACAGAAAATGCTCAAACTTCTATTGTTCCAATAGCTTTTCCTCTTATAGCTGGACCAGGATCTTTAACTACCTTAATTTCATTAAGAACAACTTATGACGTAAATGTTATTCTTTTATCTTTGATACTCAACATGATAGTTGTCTATTTTGTGATAGATAGATGCGATTTTATAGCTGAAAAAATAGGAAACAGTGGGTTAGACATACTCAAAAAAATATTTGGAATTGTTTTATTAGCTTTTGCCGTTAAAATTTTTGGAGCAAATGCAGGTCAATTATTTCAACCATAATCTTTTTTTATTTTATTGAAAATTTTTTTAATAGATCTATTTATATCTTGAAATCTAGGAATAGATAAATTTTTGTAAATGAGAATGATATAAAAACTTTTGTTTTTTATATGTTTTTCCAAAATAAATTTATTCAATGAAAAACAAGCTCTTAATAAACGTTTTATTCTATTTCGATGAACCGATTTTTTAAAATTTTTTTTTTACTAAAGTTCCAATTAAATTGATTAATGAATTTTTTTCATAATTTAATAGAAAAACAGAACAAACAGGATCTACCAACAAATATTTTCCATTTTTTATGACTTTATCAAAAATTTTTTTACCTTTTTTTTTCATGTGATAATTCACAATTAATAATTACTAATAAATTCTTCTAATTTGGATACCATTCCTATGGGACCACATACAAATGGAGTTCTTTGATGTAATTTTGTAGGTTCTATATCTAAAATTCGTTTTTTTCCATCAGAAGCCTTTCCACCAGCTTGTTCTGCTAGAAAAGCCATTGGATTGCATTCATAAAGCAATCTTAATTTTCCTTCTGGAGAAGAAGCGGTTTTAGGATAGATATATATTCCTCCTTGTATCATATTTCTGTGAAAATCTCCTACCAAAGATCCAATATATCTTGCCGTATAAGGACGATTTTCTTTTTTTTCTTGGCAATATTTTATAAATTTCCTAATTCCATTAGAAAATTTTGCATAATTCCCTTCATTAATAGAATAAATTTTTTCTTTTTTAGGAAAAAAAAGATTAGGATGAGATAAATAAAAAGTTCCGACTGAAGGATCTAAAGTAAATCCATGAACTCCATTTCCAGTACTATACACCAGTATAGTAGAGGATCCATAAATAATATATCCTGCAAGGATTTGTTGATTTCCTTTTTGCAAAAAATCTTCTATTGTTACATTCATTTGAATAGAAGATTTTCTCATATATACGGAAAATATAGTTCCTATAGATACATTGACGTCTATATTGGAAGATCCGTCAAGTGGATCTATTAAAACAATATATTGATTTTGTAAAGGATTTTCTTTTTTATTATTTATCACTATAAAATCTTTACTTTCTTCGGAAGCTATTCCACAAACTACATTTCTGCTTTTAAAAGATTCAATAAAAGCTTTGTTAGCAAAATCATCCAATTTTTGTTGATTTTCTCCTTGAATATTAGTAACTCCAGAACTTCCTATAATTTCTTCAGTTAACCCCGCTTTATTGACTTCTTTATGAATAGCCTTAGAAGCTAATTTAATAGAACTAAACAATCGCAACAAAGCCTCAGTTGAATACGAGAAACGATCTCTATTTTCTATAACAAACTCTCCTAATGTATACATACATTTATCAGAAAACGCAATACTTTCTACAAAGTAAAAAGATCAGATTATTTTTTCAAATAATATCTATATTTTATTTTTCTAGATAGAATTTTTAGAATATATCAATAAACTTTATAAAGTTATTAAAAATTTCTTATATTTTTATTAAATTTTATTGATGAAAATTCTGCAAGTATCACTTATATTATTATGGCGTGCATGGTTTTTTATTATCAACATATTTTTAATTCCATTATGGGCAGGTGCTTCTATTCCATTCCTTTTTAAAGATAAATATTATCCCATTGTATATTGGTTTCATCAAATGTGGGCTAGAAGCAATCTATTTCTCATGGGGTTTTGGTATGTATTAGAAAAAGATGAAGAAAAGTTAGACAAAAATAAACAATACTTGATTATCAGTAATCACACCTCTATCATGGATATTATGTTAATTTATTCCTTAATGAGAAATCATCCTCTAGTTTTTGTAGGAAAAGCGGAATTAGCTAAACTTCCATTTTTTGGTTTTGTTTACAAAAAAAGCAATATTCTTATAGATAGAAAAAATTTATCTAGTTGTATACAAGTATTTAAAAAAATACAGGATAAAGTAGATTCTGGAAAAAGTGTTTGCATTTTCCCAGAAGGGGGGGTACCTAATCAGTCTGTTTTTTTGGATCATTTCAAGAGTGGTGCTTTTTTTATAGCCATAATCAAGAAAATTTCCATTATTCCCTTTACTATAGCTGATATAAAAACAAAATTTCCTAGTTTTTCTATTATGAAAGGTGGACCAGGAAAAATAAGAATCAAACAACATCATTCTATATCAACAAAAAATTTATCCTTAAAAGATAAAAATGATTTGAAAAAAAAATGTTTCAATTTGATAAAATATCAATTAGAAAAATTTGATCGTGAAAAAGAAAATAATTAAAAATTTTAATATGAATTGTTCGTGAATAAAAAAATTCATATTTATACTGATGGTTCTTCAAAAGGAAATCCTGGACCAGGAGGATATGGAGTTTTTATAGAAACGATTGGAAATTCTTATAATAGAAAAATAATTTCAGAAGGATTTCGTTATACAACGAATAATAGAATGGAACTATTAGCAGTTATTGTCGGATTAGAAGAAATCAAAAAAAGAAAACAAAATATTGTAGTTTTTACTGATTCTAAATATGTAGTCAATCCGATTCAAAACAATTGGATTTATAAATGGAAAGAAAATAATTTTTTTAATAAAAAAAATGTAGATCTATGGAAAAGATTTTTAGATATTTTTCATAAACAATTTATCATTTTTCAATGGATTAAATCTCACAATAATCATTATATTAATGATTATTGTGATAGATTATCTGTAGAAGCTTCTAAAAGAAAAACTCTAAAAATAGATTATGTGTATGAAAAGCAGAATAAATTTTTATAAATAAACAGCATAATTTTTTTGTCTAATCATCTCATACATTATTATAGACACAGCATGACTGACATTTAATGAATCCACATTTCCAAACATAGGAATAGTTATAATTTCATTTGCTTTTTTTAACCAAATATTAGATATTCCTTTATTTTCTGAACCGAAAACAATGGCTAAATTTGAATCACTCAGTTTAGTTTTATATAAATTTTTAGCTTTTTTATGATTACAAAATCCTGTTACTACAATTTTTACTTTATTTTCTTGTAACCAAGAAATGATCGATTCTATTTTTTCTATAAAAATTTTCCTTGTAAAAACACTTCCTAAACTGCATCTGATAACATTAGAATTATAAATGTAAGTTTTCATATTACATAATATAATAATATTAACACCTGCAGCATCAGCTGTTCTTAATATGGCTCCTATGTTACCAGGTTTTTCGATTCCATCTAATATAAGGATTAAAAAATTATCAGTTATTTTTTCGTTTTTTAGTTTATGATCTATCGATGATTCTTCTCTAAATAAAGCAATAATTCCACCTGAATTCTTTCTATATGCTAATTTTTTAAAAATTTTCATACCGATCAAAAAAGTAATAGAATGGTATGATTCAATCATACTATATTCTGTGAATATTTTTTCGCATATAAATATTTTTTTTGGAAAAAAATTGCCTTTTATAGCCATTTCAAATTCTTTTATTCCTTCAACAACAAATTCATTGATATAATTTTTTTTTTATAAATTTTTATTAAATCTTTAATTTTTGTATTTTGTAAACTATGTATTTTTATCATTTTTTCATTTTTGTATAATGGTAAAATTTTATAATAATAAATACGATGACGTAGCGTATATGGAATTGGCTATTGAACGATCAAAATTATCTTTTTGTAAAAAAAAAAAGTAGGAGCTATTATAGTTAAAAATAATCAAATCATATCTTATGGATATAATA from Blattabacterium cuenoti harbors:
- a CDS encoding lysophospholipid acyltransferase family protein, which encodes MKILQVSLILLWRAWFFIINIFLIPLWAGASIPFLFKDKYYPIVYWFHQMWARSNLFLMGFWYVLEKDEEKLDKNKQYLIISNHTSIMDIMLIYSLMRNHPLVFVGKAELAKLPFFGFVYKKSNILIDRKNLSSCIQVFKKIQDKVDSGKSVCIFPEGGVPNQSVFLDHFKSGAFFIAIIKKISIIPFTIADIKTKFPSFSIMKGGPGKIRIKQHHSISTKNLSLKDKNDLKKKCFNLIKYQLEKFDREKENN
- a CDS encoding ribonuclease HI, whose protein sequence is MNKKIHIYTDGSSKGNPGPGGYGVFIETIGNSYNRKIISEGFRYTTNNRMELLAVIVGLEEIKKRKQNIVVFTDSKYVVNPIQNNWIYKWKENNFFNKKNVDLWKRFLDIFHKQFIIFQWIKSHNNHYINDYCDRLSVEASKRKTLKIDYVYEKQNKFL
- a CDS encoding TrmH family RNA methyltransferase — its product is MAIKGNFFPKKIFICEKIFTEYSMIESYHSITFLIGMKIFKKLAYRKNSGGIIALFREESSIDHKLKNEKITDNFLILILDGIEKPGNIGAILRTADAAGVNIIILCNMKTYIYNSNVIRCSLGSVFTRKIFIEKIESIISWLQENKVKIVVTGFCNHKKAKNLYKTKLSDSNLAIVFGSENKGISNIWLKKANEIITIPMFGNVDSLNVSHAVSIIMYEMIRQKNYAVYL